The Misgurnus anguillicaudatus chromosome 15, ASM2758022v2, whole genome shotgun sequence genome has a window encoding:
- the LOC129419129 gene encoding HHIP-like protein 1 encodes MNDMSLWRVFCLFSSSFLLVVLLIPLQGNAHPQCLDYKPPFQPQEPLVFCKEYAKFGCCDLVKDNQISRRFYQIMDYFDHTGFMACGKYIRSILCQECSPYAAHLYDAEDANTPMRELPGLCGNYCSDYWLHCRYTLSLLINHNESYAIEEDRTKFCKYLELKDPEYCYPNVLLSDELNANLGNVQADPEGCIQLCLEEVANGLRNPVAMVHANDGTHRFFVAEQLGYVWTYLPNGSRIDRPFLNLTKAVLTSPWAGDERGFLCIALHPRFTKVKKAYVYYSVSVKKQERIRISEFTLSESDVNMLDHSSERILLEVDEPASNHNGGQLLFGLDGYLYIFIGDGGRAGDPFGKFGNSQNKSTLLGKALRIDVDNNDFGAPYSIPADNPFVGDEDAKAEVYAYGVRNMWRCSIDRGDPITGQGRGRMFCGDVGQNKYEEVDLIEKGGNYGWRAKEGFSCYDRKLCFNSSLNDILPIFAYPHKIGKSVTGGYIYRGCQMPNLNGLYIFGDFMSGRLMSLRENPDTGKWSYKEICMGNDKTCNFPKLINSYYKYIISFGEDEAGELYFLATGVASATSRAGVVYKIVDPSRRAPPGKCTYKPTPVNIKGKLIHFSPKEEFVINKKPSTTAVPKPKPTKPSTTPTPQPRVPQMTTRRTPSTTTIRPSTPQSRYPHSTSRPRPQFWTTPRPTYLTPAPKPTTKTQRDRHGKKDRGKSRRKGDRRGRSRAGTVRLVSADGRKDRGRVEIFFRGEWCTVCDDMFNMNAAVVVCRQLGFPLAVRVAKRAELGAAGIGVTILLDDVECEGTEKTLLHCKHAKIGKNNCSHDEDVGVICGYEEQVE; translated from the exons ATGAATGATATGTCACTGTGGAGAGTTTTTTGCCTTTTTTCTTCAAGCTTTCTTCTGGTGGTCCTCCTGATACCTCTGCAGGGAAATGCCCACCCACAATGTCTGGACTACAAACCTCCTTTCCAGCCTCAGGAGCCCCTGGTCTTCTGCAAGGAGTATGCCAAATTTGGATGCTGTGACTTAGTCAAGGATAACCAAATATCCCGGCGCTTCTATCAGatcatggactactttgatcaCACTGGATTCATGGCCTGTGGGAAATACATCCGTAGCATTTTGTGCCAG GAATGCTCGCCATATGCAGCTCACCTTTACGATGCCGAAGATGCCAACACCCCAATGCGAGAGCTTCCCGGTCTTTGCGGCAACTACTGTAGTGATTACTGGCTCCATTGTCGTTACACTCTCAGCCTTCTGATCAATCATAACGAATCTTATGCTATCGAGGAAGACCGAACGAAGTTCTGCAAATACCTGGAGTTGAAGGATCCTGAGTACTGTTACCCGAACGTCCTCCTGAGCGATGAGCTCAACGCAAACCTGGGTAATGTTCAAGCAGATCCGGAGGGCTGCATACAGTTGTGCCTGGAAGAAGTCGCGAACGGTCTTCGAAATCCCGTCGCCATGGTGCATGCGAACGATGGCACCCATCGTTTCTTCGTGGCGGAGCAACTGGGTTATGTGTGGACCTACCTGCCGAATGGCTCTAGAATCGACAGGCCCTTTTTGAACCTGACCAAGGCGGTACTAACGTCACCTTGGGCGGGGGATGAGCGAGGGTTCCTATGTATTGCCTTACATCCTCGATTCACAAAAGtgaaaaaggcttatgtctacTACTCTGTGTCTGTGAAGAAGCAGGAGAGGATTAGGATTAGTGAGTTCACACTGTCTGAATCAGATGTCAACATGCTGGATCATTCCTCTGAAAG GATACTTTTAGAGGTTGACGAGCCTGCATCAAATCACAATGGAGGTCAACTACTATTTGGGTTGGATGGGTATCTGTACATCTTCATTGGAGATGGTGGCAGGGCGGGAGACCCTTTTGGAAAGTTTGGAAATTCCCAAAACaa gtCCACTCTTCTTGGCAAGGCTTTAAGGATTGACGTGGATAACAATGACTTTGGCGCCCCCTACAGTATTCCCGCGGACAATCCTTTTGTGGGAGATGAGGACGCAAAGGCAGAAGTCTATGCATATGGTGTGAGAAACATGTGGAGGTGTTCAATTGACAGGGGCGACCCAATAACCGGTCAGGGTCGGGGCAGAATGTTCTGTGGAGATGTTGGGCAAAATAAATATGAAGAAGTTGACCTCATCGAAAAAGGAGGGAACTATGGATGGAGGGCAAAAGAGGGCTTTTCCTGTTATGACAGGAAACTGTGCTTTAACTCTTCACTAA ATGACATCCTTCCAATATTTGCTTATCCACATAAAATTGGCAAATCCGTAACTGGCGGCTACATCTACAGAGGCTGCCAAATGCCAAATCTTAATGGTCTGTACATCTTTGGGGATTTCATGAGTGG TCGGCTGATGTCCCTGAGGGAGAATCCTGACACTGGCAAATGGAGCTATAAGGAGATTTGTATGGGCAATGACAAAACTTGCAATTTTCCTAAACTCATCAACAGCTACTATAAATATATCATATCTTTCGGTGAAGACGAGGCAG GAGAGCTCTACTTCCTTGCAACAGGAGTGGCCAGTGCCACTTCCAGAGCAGGGGTGGTCTACAAGATAGTGGATCCATCAAg GAGGGCCCCTCCAGGCAAGTGTACTTACAAGCCGACTCCAGTCAACATTAAGGGCAAACTGATTCATTTTAGCCCTAAGGAAG AATTTGTGATTAACAAAAAACCATCAACGACTGCTGTTCCCAAGCCAAAACCAACCAAACCAAGTACAACCCCAACACCACAACCACGAGTGCCACAAATGACAACTCGGCGGACGCCTTCAACCACAACGATCCGACCATCGACACCCCAGTCACGTTATCCCCACAGTACTTCGAGGCCCAGGCCTCAGTTTTGGACCACCCCCAGGCCCACCTACCTGACCCCTGCACCCAAGCCCACAACAAAGACCCAAAGAGACAGGCATGGTAAAAAAGATCGAGGCAAGTCCAGAAGAAAGGGAGACCGAAGGGGGAGGTCTCGGGCCGGGACAGTAAGGCTGGTCAGTGCGGATGGCCGAAAAGACCGTGGCAGAGTGGAGATCTTCTTCCGTGGTGAATGGTGCACAGTTTGTGATGATATGTTTAACATGAATGCTGCGGTTGTAGTCTGCAGGCAGCTGGGATTTCCTTTGGCCGTGCGAGTGGCTAAAAGAGCAGAGCTGGGCGCTGCAGGCATTGGGGTTACAATTTTGCTGGATGATGTGGAGTGCGAAGGGACGGAAAAGACTCTGCTGCACTGCAAACATGCCAAAATTGGCAAAAATAACTGTTCTCATGATGAGGATGTTGGGGTTATTTGTGGCTATGAAGAACAGGTGGAGTGA
- the yif1b gene encoding protein YIF1B isoform X2 — translation MDYPNQSAFRQPNVRMRGSPMDPTGPSPLFDDTSAGVHKHEHMGKGQDAYTGQAFLSDPMSNLAMAYGTSLASHGKEMMDKNLDRFIPISKLKYYFAVDTVYVGKKLGLLVFPYMHENWEVSYQQDTPVAPRFDINAPDLYIPVMAFITYILVAGLALGTQNRFSPEILGMQASSALVWLIIEVLAVLLSLYLVAVNTDLTTIDLVAFSGYKYVGMIVGVVAGLLFGRTSYYLTLLWCCISISVFMIRTLRLKILSEAAAEGRIVRGAKNQLRMYLTMSIAAAQPVFMYWLTFHLIR, via the exons ATGGATTATCCAAACCAGAGTGCGTTCAGACAGC CAAATGTCAGGATGCGAGGATCTCCTATGGACCCCACTGGTCCCAGTCCATTATTTGATGACACCAGCGCTGGGGTGCACAAGCATGAGCACATGGGAAAGGGCCAGGATGCTTATACTGGACAGGCCTTCCTCTCAGACCCGATGTCTAACCTGGCTATGGCTTACGGCACCAGCCTTGCCTCCCACGGCAAAGAGATGATGGATAAGAAC CTGGATCGATTCATCCCTATATCGAAGCTGAAGTACTATTTCGCAGTAGACACAGTATATGTCGGAAAGAAGCTTGGATTGCTTGTATTTCCATACATGCATGAA AACTGGGAGGTGAGCTATCAACAGGACACACCAGTCGCCCCACGGTTTGATATCAATGCCCCTGATCTCTACATTCCTG TAATGGCTTTCATTACATATATCCTGGTTGCAGGGCTGGCCCTGGGCACGCAAAACCG GTTTTCTCCAGAGATTTTGGGCATGCAAGCGAGCTCGGCTCTGGTGTGGCTTATTATTGAGGTGCTGGCTGTGCTTCTCAGTCTTTATCTGGTGGCAGTAAACACCGACCTCACCACTATTGATCTGGTGGCCTTTTCTGGATACAAATACGTTGG GATGATAGTGGGTGTGGTTGCAGGGCTTCTGTTTGGGCGGACAAGCTATTACCTCACGTTGCTCTGGTGCTGTATCTCTATTTCTGTCTTTATG ATTCGCACATTGCGATTGAAGATCCTGTCTGAGGCAGCTGCAGAGGGGCGGATAGTGCGAGGAGCAAAAAATCAGCTGCGAATGTATCTAACAATGTCCATTGCTGCTGCACAACCTGTGTTCATGTACTGGCTTACCTTTCACCTAATCAGATAG
- the yif1b gene encoding protein YIF1B isoform X1 — protein sequence MDYPNQSAFRQRKLPNVRMRGSPMDPTGPSPLFDDTSAGVHKHEHMGKGQDAYTGQAFLSDPMSNLAMAYGTSLASHGKEMMDKNLDRFIPISKLKYYFAVDTVYVGKKLGLLVFPYMHENWEVSYQQDTPVAPRFDINAPDLYIPVMAFITYILVAGLALGTQNRFSPEILGMQASSALVWLIIEVLAVLLSLYLVAVNTDLTTIDLVAFSGYKYVGMIVGVVAGLLFGRTSYYLTLLWCCISISVFMIRTLRLKILSEAAAEGRIVRGAKNQLRMYLTMSIAAAQPVFMYWLTFHLIR from the exons ATGGATTATCCAAACCAGAGTGCGTTCAGACAGCGTAAGTTAC CAAATGTCAGGATGCGAGGATCTCCTATGGACCCCACTGGTCCCAGTCCATTATTTGATGACACCAGCGCTGGGGTGCACAAGCATGAGCACATGGGAAAGGGCCAGGATGCTTATACTGGACAGGCCTTCCTCTCAGACCCGATGTCTAACCTGGCTATGGCTTACGGCACCAGCCTTGCCTCCCACGGCAAAGAGATGATGGATAAGAAC CTGGATCGATTCATCCCTATATCGAAGCTGAAGTACTATTTCGCAGTAGACACAGTATATGTCGGAAAGAAGCTTGGATTGCTTGTATTTCCATACATGCATGAA AACTGGGAGGTGAGCTATCAACAGGACACACCAGTCGCCCCACGGTTTGATATCAATGCCCCTGATCTCTACATTCCTG TAATGGCTTTCATTACATATATCCTGGTTGCAGGGCTGGCCCTGGGCACGCAAAACCG GTTTTCTCCAGAGATTTTGGGCATGCAAGCGAGCTCGGCTCTGGTGTGGCTTATTATTGAGGTGCTGGCTGTGCTTCTCAGTCTTTATCTGGTGGCAGTAAACACCGACCTCACCACTATTGATCTGGTGGCCTTTTCTGGATACAAATACGTTGG GATGATAGTGGGTGTGGTTGCAGGGCTTCTGTTTGGGCGGACAAGCTATTACCTCACGTTGCTCTGGTGCTGTATCTCTATTTCTGTCTTTATG ATTCGCACATTGCGATTGAAGATCCTGTCTGAGGCAGCTGCAGAGGGGCGGATAGTGCGAGGAGCAAAAAATCAGCTGCGAATGTATCTAACAATGTCCATTGCTGCTGCACAACCTGTGTTCATGTACTGGCTTACCTTTCACCTAATCAGATAG
- the LOC129419133 gene encoding uncharacterized protein has translation MFSKGKCEVKYELLDNASESNPSSIKRSCLPKISTFILGLVILMYILFIFPKIRKEISTQYRYPKPIGPKPKNHEAATKSPPPSKVCNIEVENGPLVKVGSYRTYVIASYMDHRYGPRQITSVAIAHRYEDVPYHCMMCCEGGNISSTRAWRSIHSDHYNFDYGTADISCKFSPDCSSPTHVAITSSDQAGSITSFQPIQNLVIPKSFPFNFTVCISVMFHYSKVLNVIQAMEMFKLLGVQRVAIYISSCSSETQRVLDYYVKMGFVELIPWTVEDYIKVSMGWQKDKSPGELHYHGQVPALNDCVYRYMYQSHYVALQDLDELILPLNVKTWTELLQELEKMHGTEVGFEFENNVFPFTAKAQMKYDQKIWEKIEGINVLKYVDRIPVNPHVFNNIKVIVNPRLVLEATVHGLLKTVNGHSTVRVNHDIARMYHSKNIDYPSDTKLIRDERLLEYAKDLIPAVSKVLQDCGFIKT, from the coding sequence GAAAATGTGAGGTGAAATATGAATTATTGGACAATGCATCAGAATCAAATCCTTCTTCTATCAAGAGGAGTTGTTTACCCAAGATCTCTACTTTCATTTTGGGTTTGGTTATTCTCATGTATATCTTATTTATTTTTCCCAAAATACGAAAAGAAATCTCTACACAGTACAGATATCCCAAACCAATTGGACCAAAGCCAAAGAATCATGAAGCAGCTACAAAAAGTCCTCCCCCCTCAAAAGTGTGCAATATCGAAGTGGAAAATGGCCCTTTGGTCAAAGTCGGCAGTTATAGAACATATGTGATCGCCTCTTACATGGATCATCGTTACGGACCCAGGCAAATAACGTCTGTTGCCATCGCCCATCGTTATGAGGATGTGCCTTACCATTGTATGATGTGTTGTGAGGGGGGGAACATTTCTTCAACCAGAGCCTGGCGTTCAATTCATAGCGACCACTATAACTTTGACTATGGCACTGCTGATATTTCATGCAAATTCAGTCCTGACTGTTCTTCACCGACACATGTGGCAATCACATCCAGTGACCAAGCTGGGAGTATAACGTCCTTCCAACCAATCCAAAATCTAGTAATTCCAAAATCTTTCCCTTTCAACTTTACAGTTTGCATCTCTGTAATGTTCCACTACAGCAAAGTGTTGAATGTAATCCAGGCTATGGAGATGTTCAAACTGCTTGGAGTCCAAAGGGTGGCGATCTACATATCCAGCTGCAGTTCAGAAACGCAGAGGGTTCTCGACTACTACGTGAAAATGGGTTTTGTTGAGCTCATCCCATGGACCGTTGAAGATTACATCAAAGTGTCTATGGGATGGCAGAAAGATAAATCTCCAGGGGAATTGCATTACCACGGACAAGTGCCTGCACTCAATGACTGTGTCTATCGATATATGTATCAAAGCCACTATGTGGCCTTACAGGACCTAGATGAACTCATTTTgcctttgaatgtaaaaacctgGACTGAACTGTTGCAAGAGCTGGAGAAGATGCACGGCACAGAGGTGGGTTTTGAGTTCGAGAACAATGTGTTTCCGTTCACGGCTAAAGCTCAAATGAAATATGATCAGAAAATCTGGGAAAAGATAGAgggaataaatgttttaaaatatgttgaCAGAATACCTGTTAACCCCCATGTGTTTAACAACATCAAAGTTATAGTGAATCCTCGCCTGGTTCTCGAGGCTACTGTACATGGCCTGCTAAAGACTGTAAACGGACACTCTACAGTCAGAGTAAACCATGACATTGCACGCATGTACCACTCGAAAAACATTGATTACCCATCAGACACAAAGCTTATAAGAGATGAACGTCTCTTGGAATACGCAAAAGACCTAATACCAGCTGTTTCTAAAGTTTTACAGGACTGTGGATTCATTAAAACGTAA